A genomic window from Salvia hispanica cultivar TCC Black 2014 chromosome 5, UniMelb_Shisp_WGS_1.0, whole genome shotgun sequence includes:
- the LOC125190633 gene encoding pre-mRNA-splicing factor CWC22 homolog gives MDAKKFMQLVEEKKKRVLAKKEAPLKWEQKLEAAAKARADAEAKARMAKAAKHKGRSASVSDSDSDSDRSEERKRTSKSHKKRRRHSHSDSDHEKRKNRKSKRKPKRRSYDSDDESSDEYDLEEEKRKDRKLRKKPKRSDGDSSDGYSSDFGEKRRRHGHRKRRHDSHSASSSDSDSDEDGHAVRRKSNRKHHKHHHRHHHHGRARDSDWSEEETGRREQRNEHKSDSDRHRWGRRSISLGRSSDDDNRKGDHHDHTNGRQRSHELMTPNKDEALQRIEDSNAPENASINGQD, from the coding sequence ATGGATGCCAAGAAATTTATGCAGCTTGTCgaggagaagaaaaagagagttTTGGCGAAGAAGGAAGCACCCCTGAAATGGGAACAAAAGCTAGAAGCTGCTGCAAAGGCACGGGCTGATGCTGAAGCCAAGGCGAGGATGGCAAAAGCTGCCAAGCACAAGGGAAGGTCTGCATCAGTGTCTGATAGCGACAGTGATAGTGATCGTAGTGAGGAGAGAAAGAGGACTAGCAAGTCCCACAAGAAGCGAAGAAGGCACAGCCATTCAGATTCAGACCATGAGAAGAGGAAGAATAGGAAATCCAAGAGGAAGCCAAAGAGACGATCATATGACTCTGATGATGAAAGCAGCGATGAGTACGACTTGGAGGAGGAGAAGAGGAAGGATAGGAAATTGAGGAAGAAGCCAAAGAGATCTGATGGCGACAGCAGTGATGGATATAGCAGCGACTTCGGAGAGAAAAGGAGGCGGCATGGCCATAGGAAACGCAGGCATGATTCACACTCAGCTTCAAGTTCTGATTCTGACAGTGACGAGGATGGTCATGCTGTTCGAAGAAAAAGCAATAGAAAGCATCACAAACATCACCACCGCCATCATCATCATGGACGAGCGCGTGATTCTGATTGGAGTGAGGAGGAGACGGGCAGAAGGGAACAGCGTAATGAGCACAAGTCTGATTCTGATAGGCACCGGTGGGGTAGGAGGAGCATATCTCTGGGGAGATCATCTGATGATGACAACAGAAAAGGCGACCACCATGATCACACTAATGGTCGCCAACGGTCACATGAGCTGATGACACCCAACAAAGATGAAGCCTTGCAGCGTATTGAAGATAGTAATGCACCTGAAAATGCCAGTATAAATGGCCAAGATTAG
- the LOC125188201 gene encoding ATP synthase subunit beta, mitochondrial codes for MASRRLLASFLRSAAARRPRSPIPSAPRPSSRPSPAGHFLHRFASHYATSAAPAAPPSKAPSNDGHTGKITDEFTGKGAIGKVCQVIGAVVDVRFDDGLPPILTALEVLDNQIRLVLEVASHLGESVVRCIAMDGTEGLVRGQRVLNTGSPITVPVGRATLGRIINVIGEPIDHKGDLKTEHFLPIHREAPSFVEQSTEQEILVTGIKVVDLLAPYQRGGKIGLFGGAGVGKTVLIMELINNVAKAHGGFSVFAGVGERTREGNDLYREMIESGVIKLDEKQAESKCALVYGQMNEPPGARARVGLTGLTVAEHFRDAEGQDVLLFIDNIFRFTQANSEVSALLGRIPSAVGYQPTLATDLGGLQERITTTKKGSITSVQAIYVPADDLTDPAPATTFAHLDATTVLSRSISELGIYPAVDPLDSTSRMLSPHILGEGHYNTARGVQKVLQNYKNLQDIIAILGMDELSEDDKLTVARARKIQRFLSQPFHVAEVFTGAPGKYVELKESITSFQGVLDGKYDDLSEQSFYMVGGIEEVIAKAEKIAKESAA; via the exons ATGGCTTCCCGGAGGCTCCTGGCCTCGTTCCTCCGATCCGCCGCCGCTCGCCGACCTAGATCTCCAATCCCCTCGGCCCCGAGGCCTAGCTCTCGGCCTTCACCCGCCGGCCACTTCCTCCACCGCTTCGCCAGCCACTACGCCACATCGGCAGCTCCGGCTGCTCCTCCCTCTAAGGCGCCATCCAATGACGGCCACACTGGGAAGATCACTGACGAGTTCACCGGAAAAGGCGCGATCGGGAAGGTCTGCCAGGTCATCGGTGCCGTCGTCGATGTGAGATTCGACGACGGTTTGCCCCCGATTCTGACGGCGCTTGAGGTTCTGGATAACCAGATCAGGCTTGTGCTTGAGGTGGCTTCTCACTTGGGTGAGAGTGTGGTGAGATGCATTGCTATGGATGGAACTGAAGGGCTTGTTAGAGGCCAGCGCGTGCTGAACACGGGGTCTCCAATTACT GTTCCTGTTGGTAGGGCCACTCTAGGTCGCATCATTAATGTCATTGGAGAGCCCATTGACCACAAGGGTGATCTTA AGACTGAGCACTTCTTACCCATTCACCGTGAAGCTCCATCCTTTGTGGAGCAATCTACCGAACAAGAAATTCTTGTCACTGGTATCAAG GTTGTCGACCTACTTGCACCTTACCAAAGAGGAGGAAAGATTGGGCTTTTTGGTGGTGCTGGTGTTGGAAAGACAGTGCTTATCATGGAGCTGATCAACAATGTTGCCAAAGCTCATG GTGGTTTCTCTGTCTTCGCTGGTGTGGGAGAACGTACGCGTGAGGGTAATGACTTGTACCGGGAAATGATTGAAAGTGGTGTCATTAAGCTAGATGAGAAGCAG GCTGAGAGCAAATGTGCTCTTGTCTATGGTCAAATGAATGAGCCCCCGGGTGCTCGTGCTCGTGTTGGACTTACTGGATTGACTGTGGCTGAACATTTCCGTGATGCTGAGGGGCAGGATGTGCTTCTGTTTATTGATAACATTTTCCGTTTCACCCAA GCCAACTCTGAAGTGTCTGCTTTGCTTGGACGTATTCCTTCTGCTGTCGGTTATCAGCCTACTTTGGCTACTGATCTTGGAGGTCTTCAAGAACGTATTACTACGACCAAGAAGGGTTCTATTACATCAGTCCAAGCTATTTATGTGCCAGCTGACGATTTGACAGATCCTGCTCCTGCAACCACCTTCGCTCACTTGGATGCCACCACTGTGTTATCACGATCG ATTTCTGAGCTTGGTATTTATCCTGCTGTCGATCCTCTGGATTCAACATCTCGCATGCTTTCCCCACACATATTGGGAGAGGGACACTACAATACAGCTCGTGGTGTCCAGAAAGTTTTGCAGAACTACAAGAATCTTCAAGATATTATTGCCATTCTCGGAATGGATGAGCTCAGTGAAGATGACAAATTGACTGTTGCACGTGCTCGTAAGATCCAACGATTTTTGAGCCAGCCTTTCCATGTCGCAGAAGTTTTCACGGGTGCCCCAGGAAAGTATGTTGAGTTGAAGGAGAGCATCACCAGTTTCCAG GGAGTCTTGGATGGTAAGTATGATGACCTTTCAGAACAGTCATTTTACATGGTTGGAGGAATCGAGGAGGTGATTGCCAAGGCTGAGAAGATTGCCAAGGAGTCTGCTGCTTAG
- the LOC125191227 gene encoding protein DETOXIFICATION 14-like isoform X1 encodes MDEGLVRKEERGRRWGEILEEMKRLCYLAGPMVAVTLSFFLLNVISLMMVGHLGELPLSSTAIAISFAGVTGFSVLLGMASALETISGQAFGAKQYERVGTQTYTAIASLLLVCFPMSLLWIYMGDLLKLVGQDPQISHEAGRFSVCLIPALFGYAALQPLIRYFQMQSLIWPMLVSSCTTLCFHVPVCWVLVYKTGLENLGGAVSIGLSMWLNVTILGLYMWYSPDCQKTRAPISCMIFEINGIKEFFRFAVPSAVMICLEWWSYELMILMSGLLPNPQLESSVLSVCLNTISTLYAIPFGFAGAASTRISNELGAGRPEGAQLSVRALMLLAGVCALSISSCVFASRDVFGYIFSNEKEVVDYVAYMAPLLCLSIITDNLQGCLSGVARGCGWQHIGAYINLASFYLFGIPIAIALTFWFNFRGVGLWIGILSGATLQTILLSLITIFTNWEKQAAKARERLFKEEIALLS; translated from the exons atggatgAGGGATTGGTGAGGAAGGAGgagagaggaagaagatggGGAGAGATATTGGAGGAGATGAAGAGATTATGTTATTTAGCAGGGCCGATGGTGGCTGTCACTCTTTCATTCTTCTTGCTCAATGTCATTTCATTGATGATGGTCGGCCACTTAGGGGAACTCCCTCTTTCCAGCACCGCCATAGCCATTTCTTTTGCTGGCGTCACTGGCTTCAGCGTCCTT TTAGGTATGGCAAGTGCTCTAGAGACGATCAGCGGGCAAGCTTTCGGAGCTAAGCAATATGAGAGGGTCGGAACTCAGACTTACACTGCCATCGCCTCTCTGCTCTTGGTCTGCTTTCCCATGTCTCTCCTGTGGATATACATGGGAGACTTGCTCAAATTGGTTGGCCAAGACCCTCAGATTTCTCACGAGGCCGGGAGGTTCTCAGTGTGCCTAATCCCAGCTCTCTTTGGATACGCAGCTCTCCAGCCCCTCATTCGTTACTTCCAGATGCAGAGCTTGATCTGGCCCATGCTCGTTAGCTCGTGCACCACCCTCTGCTTCCATGTGCCCGTGTGTTGGGTGCTCGTCTACAAAACAGGGTTGGAGAATCTCGGAGGTGCAGTCTCCATTGGCCTCTCTATGTGGTTGAATGTCACCATTTTAGGTCTGTATATGTGGTACTCGCCCGACTGCCAGAAAACAAGAGCTCCAATCTCGTGTATGATATTCGAGATCAACGGGATTAAGGAGTTCTTCCGCTTTGCAGTGCCTTCTGCTGTTATGATTTG TCTGGAGTGGTGGTCGTACGAGCTGATGATCTTGATGTCGGGGCTATTACCAAATCCCCAACTTGAGAGCTCCGTACTGTCTGTGTG CCTAAACACTATCTCAACGCTGTATGCAATACCGTTTGGATTTGCTGGTGCAGCGAG TACTAGGATTTCAAATGAGCTGGGAGCCGGGAGGCCGGAGGGGGCCCAGCTCTCTGTCAGGGCGCTAATGCTGCTTGCTGGTGTGTGCGCGTTGAGTATAAGTTCATGTGTGTTTGCTAGCCGGGATGTTTTTGGATACATTTTCAGCAATGAGAAGGAAGTCGTGGACTACGTTGCTTACATGGCACCGCTTCTCTGTCTGTCTATTATAACGGACAATCTCCAAGGATGTCTTTCTG GGGTTGCTAGGGGATGCGGGTGGCAGCACATTGGCGCCTATATCAACCTTGCATCGTTTTATCTATTCGGAATCCCTATCGCGATTGCACTGAcgttttggtttaattttagaGGGGTTGGCCTCTGGATCGGGATATTATCCGGTGCAACGCTTCAGACGATTTTGCTCTCGCTAATAACCATTTTCACAAATTGGGAGAAACAA GCTGCTAAAGCAAGAGAGAGGTTATTCAAGGAGGAGATTGCACTTCTTTCATGA
- the LOC125191227 gene encoding protein DETOXIFICATION 14-like isoform X2: MDEGLVRKEERGRRWGEILEEMKRLCYLAGPMVAVTLSFFLLNVISLMMVGHLGELPLSSTAIAISFAGVTGFSVLLGMASALETISGQAFGAKQYERVGTQTYTAIASLLLVCFPMSLLWIYMGDLLKLVGQDPQISHEAGRFSVCLIPALFGYAALQPLIRYFQMQSLIWPMLVSSCTTLCFHVPVCWVLVYKTGLENLGGAVSIGLSMWLNVTILGLYMWYSPDCQKTRAPISCMIFEINGIKEFFRFAVPSAVMICLEWWSYELMILMSGLLPNPQLESSVLSVCLNTISTLYAIPFGFAGAASTRISNELGAGRPEGAQLSVRALMLLAGVCALSISSCVFASRDVFGYIFSNEKEVVDYVAYMAPLLCLSIITDNLQGCLSEGLASGSGYYPVQRFRRFCSR; encoded by the exons atggatgAGGGATTGGTGAGGAAGGAGgagagaggaagaagatggGGAGAGATATTGGAGGAGATGAAGAGATTATGTTATTTAGCAGGGCCGATGGTGGCTGTCACTCTTTCATTCTTCTTGCTCAATGTCATTTCATTGATGATGGTCGGCCACTTAGGGGAACTCCCTCTTTCCAGCACCGCCATAGCCATTTCTTTTGCTGGCGTCACTGGCTTCAGCGTCCTT TTAGGTATGGCAAGTGCTCTAGAGACGATCAGCGGGCAAGCTTTCGGAGCTAAGCAATATGAGAGGGTCGGAACTCAGACTTACACTGCCATCGCCTCTCTGCTCTTGGTCTGCTTTCCCATGTCTCTCCTGTGGATATACATGGGAGACTTGCTCAAATTGGTTGGCCAAGACCCTCAGATTTCTCACGAGGCCGGGAGGTTCTCAGTGTGCCTAATCCCAGCTCTCTTTGGATACGCAGCTCTCCAGCCCCTCATTCGTTACTTCCAGATGCAGAGCTTGATCTGGCCCATGCTCGTTAGCTCGTGCACCACCCTCTGCTTCCATGTGCCCGTGTGTTGGGTGCTCGTCTACAAAACAGGGTTGGAGAATCTCGGAGGTGCAGTCTCCATTGGCCTCTCTATGTGGTTGAATGTCACCATTTTAGGTCTGTATATGTGGTACTCGCCCGACTGCCAGAAAACAAGAGCTCCAATCTCGTGTATGATATTCGAGATCAACGGGATTAAGGAGTTCTTCCGCTTTGCAGTGCCTTCTGCTGTTATGATTTG TCTGGAGTGGTGGTCGTACGAGCTGATGATCTTGATGTCGGGGCTATTACCAAATCCCCAACTTGAGAGCTCCGTACTGTCTGTGTG CCTAAACACTATCTCAACGCTGTATGCAATACCGTTTGGATTTGCTGGTGCAGCGAG TACTAGGATTTCAAATGAGCTGGGAGCCGGGAGGCCGGAGGGGGCCCAGCTCTCTGTCAGGGCGCTAATGCTGCTTGCTGGTGTGTGCGCGTTGAGTATAAGTTCATGTGTGTTTGCTAGCCGGGATGTTTTTGGATACATTTTCAGCAATGAGAAGGAAGTCGTGGACTACGTTGCTTACATGGCACCGCTTCTCTGTCTGTCTATTATAACGGACAATCTCCAAGGATGTCTTTCTG aGGGGTTGGCCTCTGGATCGGGATATTATCCGGTGCAACGCTTCAGACGATTTTGCTCTCGCTAA
- the LOC125188149 gene encoding sec-independent protein translocase protein TATC, chloroplastic-like, whose product MATALIYHPHLSRNMLDFKCFNSLSLSRTLKQKSPNPRSFSSRKLFKRFGRLSCSAVEDATQKQQEISTTTNFNEASNDVEENPFLNNKLDDGGNSIYDILYPSKELLPDDVEMSVYDHLEELRQRLIVSVLAVGAAIVGCFAFSKDLILILEAPISAQGVRFLQLAPGEFFFTSLKVSGYCGLLIGIPVILYEIIAFVLPGLTVAERRFLGPIVLGSSVLFYAGIAFSYLVLTPAALTFFVSYSEGAVESLWSIDQYFEFVLVLMFSTGLSFQVPVIQLLLGQLGLVSSAQMLSIWRYVVVGSVVAAAVLTPSTDPLTQMLLAGPLMGLYLGGATMVKVIGR is encoded by the exons ATGGCGACTGCGCTCATCTACCATCCTCATCTCAGCAGAAACATGCTCGATTTCAAATGTTTTAACTCGCTTTCTCTGTCTAGAACTCTCAAGCAGAAATCGCCCAATCCTCGGAGCTTCTCTAGTAGGAAGCTTTTCAAGCGATTCGGAAGATTGTCTTGTTCTGCTGTTGAAGATGCGACGCAGAAACAACAAGAAATTAGTACAACCACCAATTTCAATG AGGCTAGCAATGATGTAGAAGAAAATCCTTTTCTAAACAATAAGTTAGATGATGGGGGAAATTCCATCTACGACATTCTTTATCCGAGCAAAGAGCTTCTCCCAGACGACGTAGAAATGAGTGTATACGACCATTTAGAGGAGCTGAGGCAGAGACTAATTGTCTCAGTTTTGGCTGTTGGAGCTGCCATTGTTGGTTGTTTTGCTTTTTCAAAGGATCTCATCTTGATTCTCGAAGCTCCGATCAGTGCACAAGGCGTTCGTTTTCTACAACTTGCTCCTGGAGAATTTTTCTTCACATCTCTTAAG GTGTCTGGATACTGTGGCCTTCTAATAGGGATCCCTGTGATACTCTACGAGATCATAGCTTTCGTTCTTCCAGGTTTAACAGTGGCGGAAAGAAGATTTCTGGGGCCGATTGTCCTAGGCTCGTCTGTCCTCTTCTATGCAGGCATCGCCTTCTCCTACCTCGTTCTCACTCCAGCCGCCCTGACATTCTTCGTTAGCTACTCCGAGGGGGCGGTTGAGTCGCTGTGGTCAATTGATCAGTACTTTGAGTTTGTGCTTGTGCTCATGTTCAGCACTGGCTTGTCTTTCCAG GTCCCTGTTATACAACTGCTTCTTGGACAATTGGGGTTGGTTTCTTCGGCTCAAATGCTGTCGATATGGAGATACGTTGTGGTAGGCTCAGTGGTTGCTGCAGCTGTGCTCACGCCCTCGACCGATCCTCTAACTCAGATGCTCCTCGCTGGCCCTCTTATGGGTCTCTATCTTGGTGGCGCGACGATGGTTAAAGTCATCGGGCGATAA
- the LOC125188148 gene encoding pentatricopeptide repeat-containing protein At4g02750-like, producing MRFRHFHTTIIRSSQKRTRIISRSATPPRRGATYFFDPPASREPPRPKSNKFTDSDIVKCNIAITSHLRNGQCDAALHLFNSMPRKSTISYNTMISGYLSNGQFKLAQQVFDEMPVKGLVTRNIMISGNIKNKNLGAARRLFDEMPEKDVVSWNAMLSGYAQNGFLDEARRVFDAMPEKNEISWNGILAAYVQNGKMEEARTLFESKEHWALVSWNCLMGGYLKKKRFVEARQIFERMPVRDEVSWNTMVTCYAQNGNMKEARKLFEECPSRDVFTWTAMVSGYIQNGQLHEARRIFDEMPEKNVISWNAMIAGYVQSQKMDLAGELFEAMPSKNISSWNTMITGYAQNNDIAKARNLFDRMPHRDCISWAAIITGYIQNGDSEGGLRIFIEAMRDGERLNRSAFVCVLSTSADIAAFELGKQIHGRVVKAGFESGCYVGNALLSMYCRCGRIKEAYEVFEIIEDKDVISWNTIITGYARHGFGKEALQHFELMKQASIQPDEVTMVGVLSACSHTGLVDKGKHYFYSMSKDHGIVPNSKHYTCLVDLLGRAGRLDEAQNLMKSMPFEPDGATWGALLGASRIHGNTELGEKAAEMIFALEPWNSGMYVLLSNLYAASGRWQDVKKMRLRMRDTGVQKTPGYSWVEVLNKIHTFSVGDSTHPDSSSIYAFLEELDLRMKEEGYVSATKLVLHDVEEEEKQHMLKYHSERLAVAYGIMKIPSGRPVCVYKNLRVCEDCHTVIKLIAKITGRLIILRDPNRFHHFEGGSCNCGDYW from the exons ATGCGTTTCAGACATTTCCACACCACCATCATACGCTCGTCGCAGAAAAGAACACGAATTATTTCACGGAGTGCTACGCCGCCGCGCCGCGGTGCTACCTACTTCTTCGACCCACCGGCCAGTCGGGAGCCGCCGAGGCCCAAAAGCAACAAATTTACAGACTCCGACATAGTGAAATGCAACATTGCTATCACAAGCCACTTGCGCAATGGCCAATGCGACGCCGCCTTACACTTGTTCAACTCCATGCCTCGCAAATCAACGATCTCCTACAATACTATGATATCCGGTTACTTGTCTAATGGCCAATTTAAGCTAGCCCAACAGGTGTTCGATGAAATGCCTGTGAAGGGTTTGGTCACTCGGAATATAATGATAAGTGGTAATATTAAGAACAAGAATCTCGGAGCTGCACGGCGCCTGTTCGATGAAATGCCAGAGAAGGATGTTGTTTCATGGAACGCGATGTTGTCTGGGTATGCACAAAACGGGTTCTTGGATGAGGCCAGGAGAGTTTTTGATGCGATGCCGGAGAAGAATGAGATATCTTGGAATGGGATTCTTGCGGCCTACGTTCAAAATGGGAAGATGGAGGAGGCAAGGACGTTGTTTGAGAGTAAAGAGCATTGGGCGCTGGTTTCTTGGAACTGTTTAATGGGAGGTtacttgaagaagaagaggttTGTTGAAGCAAGACAGATTTTCGAGCGTATGCCTGTTAGAGATGAAGTTTCTTGGAATACGATGGTTACATGTTATGCACAAAATGGGAATATGAAAGAAGCAAGGAAATTGTTCGAAGAATGTCCAAGCCGTGATGTGTTCACGTGGACAGCAATGGTTTCAGGTTACATACAAAACGGGCAGTTGCATGAAGCAAGGAGGATATTTGATGAGATGCCAGAGAAAAATGTCATTTCGTGGAATGCAATGATTGCAGGATATGTGCAAAGCCAGAAAATGGATTTGGCAGGAGAGTTGTTTGAAGCAATGCCGAGCAAGAATATTAGTTCTTGGAACACTATGATAACTGGTTATGCTCAAAACAATGATATTGCCAAAGCTAGGAACTTATTTGATAGGATGCCACATAGGGATTGCATCTCTTGGGCTGCAATCATAACCGGGTACATTCAGAATGGTGATAGTGAGGGTGGATTGCGGATTTTTATTGAGGCGATGAGGGATGGGGAAAGGTTAAACAGATCTGcatttgtttgtgttttaaGTACATCTGCCGATATTGCTGCTTTTGAGCTTGGTAAGCAAATACATGGACGCGTAGTTAAAGCCGGATTTGAGTCCGGCTGCTATGTGGGAAATGCTCTTCTTTCCATGTACTGTAGGTGCGGAAGAATCAAGGAGGCCTATGAAGTTTTTGAGATAATTGAGGATAAAGACGTGATCTCGTGGAATACAATCATTACTGGTTATGCAAGACATGGCTTCGGCAAAGAGGCTCTCCAACATTTTGAGTTAATGAAACAAGCCTCTATACAACCTGATGAAGTTACAATG GTTGGTGTTCTATCTGCTTGTAGTCACACCGGCTTGGTGGACAAGGGAAAACATTACTTCTACTCCATGAGCAAAGATCATGGCATTGTGCCAAACTCAAAGCATTATACCTGCCTGGTTGATCTCCTAGGTCGAGCTGGGCGCCTAGACGAAGCTCAAAACCTAATGAAAAGCATGCCCTTTGAGCCAGATGGAGCAACGTGGGGAGCTCTCCTTGGCGCTAGTAGGATTCATGGAAATACAGAACTGGGAGAAAAGGCTGCCGAAATGATCTTTGCTTTGGAGCCATGGAATTCCGGGATGTATGTTCTTCTTTCCAACTTATACGCAGCTTCAGGGAGATGGCAAGATGTTAAGAAGATGCGTTTAAGAATGAGGGATACGGGTGTTCAGAAAACTCCAGGATATAGCTGGGTTGAAGTGCTAAACAAGATTCACACGTTTTCTGTTGGAGACTCGACCCATCCTGATAGCAGTAGCATCTATGCTTTCTTAGAAGAGTTGGATTTGCGGATGAAAGAAGAGGGATATGTTTCAGCCACAAAACTGGTACTGCATGAtgtggaggaagaagaaaagcaGCATATGCTCAAGTATCATAGTGAAAGACTAGCTGTTGCTTATGGGATTATGAAGATACCGAGTGGGAGACCTGTTTGTGTTTACAAGAACTTGCGCGTCTGTGAGGACTGCCACACGGTGATCAAGCTCATAGCCAAGATCACGGGGAGATTGATCATCTTACGTGATCCTAATCGCTTTCACCACTTCGAGGGAGGATCATGCAACTGTGGTGACTATTGGTGA